The following are encoded in a window of Castanea sativa cultivar Marrone di Chiusa Pesio chromosome 5, ASM4071231v1 genomic DNA:
- the LOC142635835 gene encoding uncharacterized protein LOC142635835, which produces MLLVGFIKSAERTWAMRSTNYDLCPSRPERHDSHENHDQLLEIPSETYLAFGFEYMKRSLVFGDDINHIRERIQDDAFQLFKDFRCLFLNQRVIMFYRMLFDNDTIFVDSQTTWKVIEVELGYAYDVYYTKAPLFFTSWGFIFRFSSFTSILLVFVLFSLKERHKHLQMDLIITYLLLVGAILVEIYGVILLSASDWPWPDHDGLVKHLQTLFAPIRNRCAKLTSKQRWSNSIAQLNLLNLCLKDKSDQVGQGTPKLFANSREWVFNQILSKLDGELEILLYSNLKQVSPQLKDLVYNTFRQKLSSNSEGFSEDYDNYISYGSLNVEIYQRIIIWHIATDLCFYTDNSAYESTNNLLEVSKDISDYMMYILVMCPFVLSTRNAILSFENTCSSVEDFFLEKKLPRLPKANSCARLISEYVASSNEVDGYLLKDSLLPLAVLLANKLSQMDGKWEILSKFWVENLAYVATLCQGNNHAQLLRKGGEFLTHVWLLIEHFHLARSFQKSRTRPQEE; this is translated from the coding sequence ATGCTTCTTGTTGGGTTTATCAAGTCTGCTGAAAGGACATGGGCTATGCGATCAACAAATTATGATCTGTGCCCTTCAAGGCCAGAGCGACATGATTCACATGAAAATCATGACCAACTGTTAGAGATACCTTCAGAAACTTACCTTGCATTCGGTTTTGAGTATATGAAACGTTCTCTAGTTTTTGGTGATGATATTAACCATATTAGAGAACGGATACAAGATGATGCATTTCAGCTGTTTAAAGATTTTAGGTGTCTCTTTCTAAATCAGAGGGTCATCATGTTTTATCGTATGCTTTTTGACAATGACACCATTTTTGTTGATTCTCAAACCACCTGGAAGGTGATTGAGGTTGAGCTTGGATATGCTTATGATGTTTACTACACCAAGGCTCCTTTGTTTTTCACATCTTGGGGTTTCATCTTCCGTTTCTCCTCTTTTACTTCCATCCTTCTTGTATTTGTGCTTTTCTCTTTAAAAGAAAGGCACAAGCACCTACAAATGGATTTGATTATTACTTACCTATTATTGGTTGGAGCTATTCTTGTAGAGATATATGGTGTCATTTTACTGAGTGCCTCCGATTGGCCTTGGCCTGATCATGACGGGTTAGTGAAACACCTTCAGACACTATTTGCTCCCATAAGAAACCGTTGTGCAAAACTAACTAGCAAACAAAGGTGGTCTAATTCAATAGCTCAACTTAATTTGCTTAACTTGTGCCTCAAAGATAAGTCTGATCAGGTTGGCCAAGGAACCCCAAAACTTTTTGCCAACTCGAGAGAATGGGTCTTCAATCAAATATTGTCAAAACTAGATGGAGAACTAGAGATCCTCTTGTATAGTAACCTTAAGCAGGTCTCTCCACAGTTAAAAGACTTGGTGTACAACACGTTCCGGCAAAAATTAAGTTCAAACAGCGAAGGGTTTTCAGAAGACTACGACAACTACATCTCTTATGGAAGTTTAAATGTAGAAATTTACCAAAGGATTATCATCTGGCACATTGCCACAGATCTCTGCTTTTACACAGATAATAGTGCGTATGAATCTACAAATAATTTACTGGAAGTGAGCAAGGATATATCAGATTATATGATGTATATTCTTGTGATGTGTCCTTTTGTATTATCAACAAGAAATGCCATACTCAGTTTTGAAAACACTTGCTCATCCGTTGAGGATTTTTTTCTAGAGAAAAAGCTCCCTAGGTTGCCTAAAGCCAATTCTTGTGCAAGGCTGATCTCAGAATATGTAGCTTCAAGCAATGAGGTAGACGGGTATTTGTTGAAAGACTCTCTGTTACCTTTAGCAGTTTTACTAGCAAACAAATTAAGTCAAATGGATGGAAAGTGGGAGATATTGAGTAAGTTTTGGGTGGAGAATCTAGCTTATGTTGCAACTCTTTGTCAAGGAAATAATCATGCTCAACTACTTAGAAAAGGTGGGGAGTTTCTTACTCACGTCTGGCTTTTGATAGAGCATTTTCACCTCGCTAGGAGTTTTCAAAAGTCACGAACAAGACCACAAGAGGAATAA